The following is a genomic window from Verrucomicrobiota bacterium.
CCGGAGAACCGGCGGACATCCCTCGATCACGGTTCGAGGTCATCCCGGCGCACAATCAAAGTGTTACCCCCTCCGGAGCACCAGAAAGCGTTTATGATCTATTTCCAAAGGTATTTTGTCCATTTGTGCACGTCATCCCCCGTGAACTTTGAGCCCGCCCGGCGTGACCTCACCACGGTGGCCCAGAGCGCGGTTCACCCCAGAGCCGAGGAGGTTTGGGAGGAGCACCCCTCACAGGCGGGTGCAGCAAGCGTGCCGTTCCCAAGGCGGTGATGCCGCCGGTTTAACCAAGAGCGCAGCACCGGTTAAGTGTGGTGGCGCTGTTGGCCTTGAACGTTGAACAATGCCGGTCCGCCGACGTTGGAGGGTGTGTGGGAAGGAACGGTCGTGAGCTCTCTCCGGCCTGGGCTTCTTACACGCGCTCTGCGCCATTCCGGAGTTTGTCGATTAGAGGTTCGGTTTTCGGAGGTCGCCCTTTTCGCTTGGCCGCCCGGTCGCGTGACCAAGGGCGGCGACCCGGGCAAGCTCCTGCCTATTCCAGGCGGTTTATGGCCTCGTCAGGGCAAACCCGCTCGCCGAAAGGTCTCGCCATACCGGGCGCATTCGCCTGCGGCTGATCCAGCGCTTGGCGAACTTTTTCGGCCAGAGCCTGCGGCGTGAACGGTTTTTGCAAAAATGTCACTTCGGCGTGCACCACTCCATAGCGAACCACCGCGTCGTCGGTGTAACCGCTCTGGAATAGCACCTTTAACTGCGGTTCGCGGGCCCGCAGCAGGTCTGCCAGTTCGCGACCGCCCATTCCCGGCATGACTACGTCGGTCATCAATAAGTGAATTTGCCCATGCTGCCTCTCGGCCAGGCGCAAGGCTTCCTCTCCGCTCGAGGCTTTTAAGACCTTGTAACCGAAAGCTTCCAGCAGTTGGGCCGTGATTTCCCGGACCGCGTCCTCATCCTCGGCCAGGAGAATCGTCTCACGGCCCTGAACTGGTACAACGGTAAGGTCCTGATTGCCACTCGGCCGTGTCGCCGTTCCGCGCACCGCCGGCAGGTAGATTTGAAACGTCGTCCCGGCACCTGGCCGGCTCTCCAACCGGATGCGGCCCCCGCTCTGCTGGACGATGCCATGCACGACGGCCAAGCCCAGCCCGGTGCCCTTTCCTTCGCCCTTGGTGGTAAAAAAGGGTTCGAAAGCGCGCGCCTGCACTTCCGGGTTCATTCCGCATCCGGTGTCGGTTACGGTCAAAAGCACGTGACGACCCGGGCGAATCGCCGTCTGCGGCGTGCCTCCATCGACGTTGCGCGTCTCTAAAACCAGGGTGCCGCCGCGGGGCATGGCATCCCGGGCATTAACGGCGAGGTTGACAATCACCTGGGCGATCTGGCCGGGGTCGACCCTGACCGGCCGAAGCCGGGTCTCCAGCCGCGTCACCAAAAGCACGTCCTCGCCGATGAGCCGGCGTAACATGGCCTCGGCCTCCGAGAGAATGGCGTTTAGGTCCACAACCTTGGGTTCGAGAACCTGACGGCGGCTGAACGCCAGCAGTTGCCGCGTCAGGGCCGCTGCCCGTTCCGCCGCCCCGCGAATTTCCGCCAAGGATTGAGCCTGGGATTGATCGAATGCCAAAGCGGGTGCCAACAGGGCAGCGTGACCGAAAATCACCGAAAGCAGGTTGTTAAAGTCGTGGGCCACGCCGCCAGCCAGCTGGCCGAAGGCCTCCATCTTCTGGGCTTGGTGCAGCTGGGCTTCCAGTTGCTTCTGGGCCGTGACGTCGCGCGAATTGATCGCCAGTAAGCTTTCGCTGCCGCCATCGGGCATCTTCCGTCCAATCGCCTGGAGCACGCGCCAATAACCTTCGCGGTGGTAAAAGCGGCATTCGACCGGGGTGCTCGCCGCGGAGTGGGAGCGCACCCAGCGAATCGCGGCCCGCACCCGAAGCGCGTCCTCCGGGTGCAGGAACTCGAAGATGCTGCGGCCCAGAAGGTCCGCCGGGCCGTACCCGAGCGTGCGCTCGACGGACGGGCTTTGAAACCGGACGAGGCCTTCGGCATTTATGACTGTAATAAGGTCGGAAGCGTTCTGGATCAGCGAACCAAACCACTCCTCACGCCGGTGCCGTTCCGCTTCAGCGTGCTTGAGGGCGTCGATGTCGGTCGTGGTTCCAACCCACTCTCGCACGTGGCCCTGGGCGTCGAGGAGGGGCACGGCGCGCGAGTGAACGTGGCGGTATTCGCCCCGCGCCGATAAAGAGCGATGATCGTGGTTGTAAACGTTTCGGGTCGCGAGAGCGTGCAGCCAGGCCTCGAGAGTTGACTGCCGGTCCTCCGGGTGGACGTACCTCAGCAGCCACGCTCGGTCCGGCGGATGACCGGGATCGTGCGGGGCGAGGATTCCGCCTTCCAGCGTCAGCAGTGCCTTGCCGTCACCGTCCATACGCCATACGGCGTTGCCGCCCGCGGTGACCAGCGCCCGGTACCGTCCCTCGCTCTGGCGCAAGGCCTCTTCGGCCGCCTTGCGTTCGGTGATGTCCACCAATGTGATTGCCAGCCCGGCAAGGCGGCCGTCGGGGCTGTGGTACGGCAAGAACCGCGTCAGGTACCAACACCCTTCGATGCTGGGCACCTCGCGCTCGATCGATGTACGCCGCTCCAACGAGAGTTTTGCGTCGGCGGCGAGCGACTCGCACGTAAGCCGGTGGCGCAGGTTCATCAACGGCCGGCCCACGTCGGCAGGGATCAGATTAAACAGCGCCACGGCGGCCGGCGTGTAGCGGAGAATGCGCAGCTCGCAGTCCAAAAAGATCGTGGCGATCTGGGTAGCCGCCATCAGGCTTTGCAAATCGGCGTTGAGTTTAATCAGCTCTTTAACCTTGTCTTTGAGCCCTTGATTGACGGCGCTTAATTCTTCGTTGACTGATTGGAGTTCTTCGCGGCCGGCCTCGACCTCTTCAGCAATTGAGCGCAGCTCCTCATTGATGGTCTGTAGCTCTTCGTTGGACTCCTTAAGCTCTTCGACCGAAGCTTCGTACTGTTCGACCAGGTCATGCCGATGCACCCTGACCAGGTCGGGTTCGGCGGTCAACCGATTCGTGGGTAGCGGCCCGGCCGGCAGCGCCTGCAAAGGCGGCAAAAGCTCTTCCTCTTCAAACGTCACCAGGAACAGGTCAGGAGCGAGGTCCGGCGCGCGTCGCACCCGAAGGGTTATGCTGCACTGCTTGCCCTCCAGCTTCACCCAAAGCCGGTGCACTTGGACCCCGCAGCCCGTTCGCGCTGCGCGGCCCAACGCCCAATGCAACCCGCATCGGAGTGAGGCGGGCACCAGGCGCAGCACATCCCAGGTGGCCTCGCCATGTCTCAGACGCAAATACCGGCCAACACCCTCTGAGAGGTGCACAGCGCGGTAGGCGCCGTCCACGATCACCGAAGGCGCCGCGAAACGTTCACGCAGCCGGCCGTGTAATCGGTCCAGCGAAAAGGTTTGCCGCTCACCCCCGCCGAGTTCCTCGACGGCGGGAGGTCCAAGGGCGGATGGTCCTGCGTCTTGAGGGCCACGGCCTGGTTCAAATACCTGAATAGAGACGGTGCGGGAAAAGTCAGTCACGTTTCTCTTGAAAAGCGCTGCAGACCTCGGCGACCGCGTTTGCGGCACGGCGGGTTGATTTTTCTTATACTCTTCTCATTCAACAGAAAATACTATTTTTGTAAAAAAGAAATATCAAATCCAAAATTTCAATAAAAATCTTGACGGGCACACGGGCTCCGTGCGGGCTTGCAACCTGCGTAGATTTCCGCTGCAGAAGCCTTCCAGTCACGCCTGCCGCAAGGCCACGGGCCCGGGCCGAGTCCGGGTAATGGTAACGTTGAAGGTTTTAAGTTCGCCGCGACGGTCCACCGGCACCGGCGGACCCGGCGTCATTTCAGCCGCCCGCAGTATTAGCTGGTTCGCATTTTCAACGGGCTGATTGGCAAACCTCACGATCAGATCACCACCTTTAATCCCGGCGGCTTGGGCCGGCCCGTCCGGCGTGGCGTCTGAGACCAGCGCCCCGGCCGGCCGGCTCGCCGGTAATCGTGGGTTCGCTCAAAAGGCCTACTGGTAGAAGTTGCGGATCCAACGATGGGCTTTCAGCTTTTCCACCATCGGCTTCGGCAAGCCGCGCCCGTCGCCGATGGCGCAGTTGCGCTCGACATTGTGCACCGAGCGCATCCCCGGGATAACGGTGGAAACGGCCGGGTGGCTCAGCACGTATCGCAACGCCGTTTCCGCCATCTGCTCCAGAGGAATGCCGAGATCGGAGGCTATGCTCTGCACGCGCTCATAGATTTGCCGTTTGCGATCATCACGAAAGTAACGGTTACGAAAATCGCCGTCCGCAAAGGTTGTCTGCGGAGTGATTTTTCCCGTGAGCGCCCCTTCGTCCAACGCCACGCGTACGATCACACCGATGCGGTGACGCTCACAGGCGGGCAAGAGTTCGTCTTCAGGGCTTTGGTCAAAAATGTTGTAGATTACCTGAACGGCGTCGACTGCGCCGGTCTCAATCAGGCGGATGGCGTTTTGAGGCTGATGGTCATTGATGGAAACACCGAAAGAGCGGATCTTTCCCTGGTCCTTGAGCTTTTGGATGGCTTCAAGCCAGTCTCCTTGCCCGACCCATTCATCCGACCAGACATGGAACTGCTGCACGTCAATGGTTTCCAGGCCGAGGTGGCGCAGGCTTTCTTCGGTACAGGCGACGACGTGCTTCGCGGGAAACGTTTCCGTCGCCGGCACGCCGGCTCTCGCGGGCCATTCGCGGTTCCTGGGCGGGATTTTGGTTGCCACGTAGATGGTCTCCGGACGTTCCTTGACCAGGCGCCCGACGAGTTGCTCGCTGTGACCTTCCCCGTAACCCAGGGCCGTGTCGATGAAGTTCAGCCCCAAATCGACGGAGCGATGTAAAGCCTTCATCGACTCCTCATCCGAGGCGCCAATCCACATGCTTTTTCCGATTCCCCACGCGCCGTAGCCGATTTCCGACACGTTCAGGCCGGTCTTGCCAAGAAATCTGTAATTCATTGAGTCGATATTCCTTCAGGGGTCGGCAGGATGTTCAATCTGCCGGGTCCTGAGGCTGTCAGTGCCTCGCGCTTTTCCGGCAAGTTTGTCTGCATCACCCTTCCTTAGTCGTTGCGCGTCGTTTGGGTACGCTTGTGTCCTTGTCGAAGCCGATGCGCGATTCGGGGTGAACTCCAACAAAACCTGCGTTGTTGCCCGGTGCGGCCATGTGGTGGATGCCCCGATCCGCGAACGAGACGACGACTGAGATGCGGCCCGACCCGGGGGGACCGGCGAAATCATTGTAGCTGAACCGCTGGTTGCCTGCCTCCGGATAACCCCGATGAACAGAAAATCGCCGCCGGTTATGATTTATCCCGCTTAATCCATGAAGCCATTTCCTCTTTTG
Proteins encoded in this region:
- a CDS encoding PAS domain S-box protein, with translation MTDFSRTVSIQVFEPGRGPQDAGPSALGPPAVEELGGGERQTFSLDRLHGRLRERFAAPSVIVDGAYRAVHLSEGVGRYLRLRHGEATWDVLRLVPASLRCGLHWALGRAARTGCGVQVHRLWVKLEGKQCSITLRVRRAPDLAPDLFLVTFEEEELLPPLQALPAGPLPTNRLTAEPDLVRVHRHDLVEQYEASVEELKESNEELQTINEELRSIAEEVEAGREELQSVNEELSAVNQGLKDKVKELIKLNADLQSLMAATQIATIFLDCELRILRYTPAAVALFNLIPADVGRPLMNLRHRLTCESLAADAKLSLERRTSIEREVPSIEGCWYLTRFLPYHSPDGRLAGLAITLVDITERKAAEEALRQSEGRYRALVTAGGNAVWRMDGDGKALLTLEGGILAPHDPGHPPDRAWLLRYVHPEDRQSTLEAWLHALATRNVYNHDHRSLSARGEYRHVHSRAVPLLDAQGHVREWVGTTTDIDALKHAEAERHRREEWFGSLIQNASDLITVINAEGLVRFQSPSVERTLGYGPADLLGRSIFEFLHPEDALRVRAAIRWVRSHSAASTPVECRFYHREGYWRVLQAIGRKMPDGGSESLLAINSRDVTAQKQLEAQLHQAQKMEAFGQLAGGVAHDFNNLLSVIFGHAALLAPALAFDQSQAQSLAEIRGAAERAAALTRQLLAFSRRQVLEPKVVDLNAILSEAEAMLRRLIGEDVLLVTRLETRLRPVRVDPGQIAQVIVNLAVNARDAMPRGGTLVLETRNVDGGTPQTAIRPGRHVLLTVTDTGCGMNPEVQARAFEPFFTTKGEGKGTGLGLAVVHGIVQQSGGRIRLESRPGAGTTFQIYLPAVRGTATRPSGNQDLTVVPVQGRETILLAEDEDAVREITAQLLEAFGYKVLKASSGEEALRLAERQHGQIHLLMTDVVMPGMGGRELADLLRAREPQLKVLFQSGYTDDAVVRYGVVHAEVTFLQKPFTPQALAEKVRQALDQPQANAPGMARPFGERVCPDEAINRLE
- a CDS encoding PDZ domain-containing protein, translated to MVSDATPDGPAQAAGIKGGDLIVRFANQPVENANQLILRAAEMTPGPPVPVDRRGELKTFNVTITRTRPGPVALRQA
- a CDS encoding aldo/keto reductase encodes the protein MNYRFLGKTGLNVSEIGYGAWGIGKSMWIGASDEESMKALHRSVDLGLNFIDTALGYGEGHSEQLVGRLVKERPETIYVATKIPPRNREWPARAGVPATETFPAKHVVACTEESLRHLGLETIDVQQFHVWSDEWVGQGDWLEAIQKLKDQGKIRSFGVSINDHQPQNAIRLIETGAVDAVQVIYNIFDQSPEDELLPACERHRIGVIVRVALDEGALTGKITPQTTFADGDFRNRYFRDDRKRQIYERVQSIASDLGIPLEQMAETALRYVLSHPAVSTVIPGMRSVHNVERNCAIGDGRGLPKPMVEKLKAHRWIRNFYQ